A single window of Colletotrichum higginsianum IMI 349063 chromosome 8, whole genome shotgun sequence DNA harbors:
- a CDS encoding Aminotransferase class I and II, which translates to MDAGEAQTKVIAWLHEASEAFQKVPGSAVLIRYIQSSYQNDPIRSGIELVLFIFFVRYLLSPSYSTQKQNFIKLRDDEIDELVEDWTPEPLVSPQTALEEIEAERLPVIIGPTGPKTRLASGRTVTNLASYNFYNFNANEQIKDKAIQTLRTYGVGPCGPPQFYGTQDVHMKTEADIAAYLGTEACIVYAQAFSTISSVIPAFCKRGDIIVADRAVNYSIRKGMEASRSTIKWYAHGDMDDLERVIQKVVKDQKGKKLTRRFIVSEGLFETTGDSADLPRLVELKEKYRFRIILDETWSFGVLGRTGRGLTEAQNVDPSQVDMIAGSLAGPLCAGGGFCAGAKDVVEHQRLTAASYTFSAALPAMLAVTASETLSVLQSNPDILTQCRENTKAMRAQLDPRSDWVVCTSSPENPIMLLVLKAEVVAARKLTREDQERLLQDCVDEASRDIALVNGVLITRLKSMPIANNLDPKDNSWQIQPALKVCITTGLPKKDIEKAGVAIRHAITKVMTRKSSSKPS; encoded by the exons ATGGACGCCGGCGAAGCCCAGACAAAGGTCATCGCCTGGCTGCACGAGGCCTCCGAGGCGTTCCAAAAAGTCCCCGGCTCCGCCGTCCTCATTCGATACATCCAGTCGAGCTACCAGAACGACCCTATCCGGTCCGGTATCGAGCTGGTCCTTTTTATCTTCTTCGTCCGCTACCTTTTGTCGCCATCCTACTCCACCCAGAAGCAAAACTTCATCAAACTCCGTGACGAT GAAATCGATGAGCTGGTCGAAGACTGGACCCCCGAACCCCTCGTCTCCCCCCAGACTGCACTCGAGGAAATTGAGGCCGAGAGGTTGCCTGTCATTATTGG ACCTACAGGGCCAAAGACCAGACTTGCAAGCGGACGCACTGTCACGAACCTTGCCTCGTACAACTTCTACAACTTCAACGCGAACGAACAAATCAAGGACAAGGCCATTCAGACGCTGCGTACTTACGGCGTCGGCCCATGCGGCCCTCCCCAGTTCTACGGCACCCAGGACGTGCACATGAAGACCGAGGCAGACATCGCCGCTTATCTTGGCACTGAGGCTTGCATTGTTTACGCTCAAGCCTTCTCCACGATCTCCAGCGTCATTCCTGCCTTTTGTAAGCGTGGAGACATAATTGTTGCCGACCGCGCCGTCAACTACTCCATTCGCAAGGGTATGGAGGCCTCCAGGAGCACCATCAAGTGGTACGCTCATGGCGACATGGACGATCTGGAACGCGTTATCCAAAAAGTGGTCAAGGACCAAAAGGGCAAGAAACTGACGCGAAGGTTCATTGTCTCCGAGGGCCTGTTCGAGACCACCGGAGACAGTGCCGACTTGCCCCGACTT GTCGAGTTGAAGGAAAAGTACAGATTCCGCATCATTCTCGACGAGACATGGTCCTTTGGTGTTCTCGGTCGAACTGGTCGCGGCCTTACTGAGGCACAAAACGTCGATCCCTCTCAGGTGGACATGATCGCAGGCTCGCTTGCTGGTCCTCTGTGCGCTGGCGGCGGTTTCTGCGCCGGTGCCAAGGACGTTGTGGAGCACCAGCGCCTTACAGCGGCATCTTACaccttctccgccgccctgcCTGCCATGCTTGCCGTTACGGCCAGCGAGACCCTCAGTGTGTTGCAGTCCAACCCGGATATCCTCACGCAATGTAGGGAAAACACCAAGGCTATGAGAGCGCAACTGGACCCTCGCAGTGATTGGGTCGTCTGCACGAGCTCGCCTGAGAACCCTATCATGCTGCTGGTTCTCAAGGCGGAGGTCGTTGCGGCGCGCAAGCTGACGAGGGAAGACCAGGAACGGCTGCTGCAGGATTGTGTCGATGAGGCAAGTCGGGACATC GCGCTCGTCAACGGAGTTCTTATCACGCGTCTGAAGAGCATGCCCATTGCCAACAACCTCGACCCTAAAGACAATAGCTGGCAGATTCAACCAGCACTCAAGGTCTGCATTACCACAGGCTTGCCGAAAAAGGATATTGAGAAGGCAGGCGTCGCTATTCGACATGCAATCACCAAGGTTATGACCAGGAAGTCAAGCTCCAAACCGTCATAG
- a CDS encoding 1,3-beta-glucan synthase component FKS1 has product MSGHPAGSAGGGGHQDYDDGYGQQGRGHGNGTQQTDSYYQDDQQYYDQNGYDAHGHPQQGAEGYYDESLDTNMTSLTTFLFRGYYNADPNNAYHQDGGYYDNNEQYQDEYYNNNGNGNGYYDQDYNQGYAGGPRRQGSEEDSETFSDFTMRSDMARATDMDYYGRGDERYNSYDQGGARGFRPPSSQISYGGNRSSGASTPNYGMDYANMMSAASREPYPAWTSDAQIPLSKEEIEDIFLDLCAKFGFQRDSMRNMYDHFMILLDSRASRMTPNQALLSLHADYIGGDNANYRKWYFAAHLDLDDAVGFANMKGKGLRRKAKNKKKKGEAENDAEALEDLEGDNSLEAAEYRWKTRMNRMSQHDRVRQLALYLLCWGEANQVRFMPECLCFIFKCADDFLNSPACQNMVEPVEEFTFLNNVITPLYQFCRDQGYEISDGVYVRRERDHDKVIGYDDCNQLFWYPEGIEKIVLEDKSKLVDVPPAERYLKFKDINWKKCFFKTYKETRSWFHLLVNFNRIWIIHLTMFWFYTSANAPSIILGNKYEQEANNQPTKAQLFSIMGFGGTIAALIQVLATLAEWAYVPRKWAGAQHLTKRLLFLLLILVINVAPFVYVFVLPNPNEKIAEILAIVEFVIALLTFIFYSVMPLGGLFGSYLTKNSRKYVASQTFTASYPRLKGNDMAMSYGLWLLVFGAKFGESYVYLTLSFRDPIRYLSIMKLDCMGDALFGNILCKNQHYVLLALMTFTDLIFFFLDTYLWYVLVNALFSIARSFYIGSSILTPWRNVFSRLPKRIYSKILATGDMEIKYKPKVLISQVWNAIVISMYREHLLAIDHVQKLLYHQVPSEQEGKRTLRAPTFFVSQEDHSFKTEFFPTNSEAERRLSFFAQSLSTPIPEPVPVDNMPTFTVLIPHYSEKILLSLREIIREDEPYSRVTLLEYLKQLHPHEWDCFVKDTKILADETSQFNGDNEKNEKDTAKSKIDDLPFYCIGFKSSAPEYTLRTRIWASLRFQTLYRTISGFMNYSRAIKLLYRVENPEVVQMFGGNSDKLERELERMARRKFKLCVSMQRYAKFKKEEMENAEFLLRAYPDLQIAYLDEEPPLAEGEEPRLYSALIDGHSEIMENGMRKPKFRIQLSGNPILGDGKSDNQNHSLIFYRGEYIQLIDANQDNYLEECLKIRSVLAEFEEMKTENVSPYTPGVKNKMINPVAILGAREYIFSENIGILGDVAAGKEQTFGTLFARTLSQIGGKLHYGHPDFLNGIFMTTRGGVSKAQKGLHLNEDIYAGMNALLRGGRIKHCEYYQCGKGRDLGFGSILNFTTKIGTGMGEQMLSREYYYLGTQLPLDRFLSFYYAHPGFHLNNMFIMLSVQMFMICLLSLGALRHETKSCNYNRDVPITDPLYPTGCQNTDALMDWVYRCILSIIFVLLLAFVPLVVQEVTERGVWRAAKRLAKQFGSLSPFFEVFVCQIYANSVQQDLSFGGARYIGTGRGFATARIPFGVLYSRFAGPSIYFGSRLLMMLLFATVTIWQGLLVYFWISLLALVISPFLYNPHQFAWSDFFIDYRDFLRWLSRGNSRSHASSWIAFCRLSRTRITGYKRKALGDPSAKMSSDVPRAAITNMFLGEILTPLLLVAVTVIPYLFINAQTGVEGANNSNVSGDPPKRTNSLIRVGLVALAPIAINAGVLLMMFFMACFMGPLLSMCCKKFGSVLAAIAHGLAVVMLLVFFEVMFLLESFEFARTLLGMIAVVAIQRFVFKLIISLTLTREIKTDAANIAFWTGKWYSMGWHSVSQPAREFLCKITELSMFAADFVLGHFLLFIMLPVILIPKVDMLHSMMLFWLRPGRQIRPPIYSMKQSKLRRKRVFRYAILYFTMFILFMALMIGPAVVGDLIPMDIFKQLDTTSIALIQPTKYNNDNTQQSSKTGTGRDDYSGAYLTMTPSSSSSATGNSERVRLF; this is encoded by the exons ATGTCGGGACACCCAGCTGGTAGTGCTGGTGGCGGTGGCCATCAGGACTACGACGATGGCTACGGTCAGCAGGGCCGCGGTCATGGAAATGGTACCCAGCAGACCGATTCCTACTATCAGGATGACCAACAGTACTACGATCAGAACGGCTACGACGCACACGGCCATCCACAGCAAGGCGCCGAAGGCTACTACGACGAGTC ACTCGACACCAATATGACATCGCTGACCACGTTCTTGTTTAGGGGCTACTACAATGCCGACCCCAACAATGCCTATCATCAGGACGGCGGGTACTACGACAACAACGAGCAGTACCAGGATGAATACTACAACAACAATGGCAACGGCAATGGCTATTACGATCAGGACTACAACCAGGGCTACGCTGGcggacctcgccgacaaggGTCTGAGGAGGATTCCGAGACCTTCAGCGACTTTACCATGCGATCCGACATGGCCAGGGCCACTGACATGGACTACtacggccgcggcgacgaaCGTTACAACAGCTACGACCAGGGCGGTGCTCGTGGTTTCAGGCCGCCATCTTCCCAGATCTCGTACGGGGGAAACCGTTCTTCTGGTGCTTCGACCCCGAACTATGGCATGGACTACGCCAACATGATGTCAGCTGCCTCGCGGGAACCCTACCCTGCGTGGACCTCGGATGCGCAGATTCCTCTGTCCAAAGAGGAGATTGAAGATATCTTCCTTGATCTCTGCGCTAAGTTTGGGTTCCAGCGGGACAGCATGCGCAACATGTACGATCACTTCATGATCTTGCTGGACTCGAGAGCTTCGCGCATGACTCCTAACCAGGCCCTGCTGTCTCTCCATGCCGACTATATTGGTGGTGACAATGCCAACTACCGCAAGTGGTATTTCGCCGCCCATCTGGACTTGGATGACGCCGTTGGATTTGCCAATATGAAGGGCAAGGGTTTGCGACGCAAggccaagaacaagaagaagaagggcgaaGCTGAGAACGATGCTGAAGCGCTCGAAGACCTCGAAGGCGACAACAGTCTCGAGGCTGCTGAGTACCGCTGGAAGACGCGCATGAACCGCATGTCCCAGCACGACCGTGTGCGCCAGCTTGCCCTGTACCTTCTCTGTTGGGGCGAAGCCAATCAGGTCCGCTTCATGCCTGAGTGTCTGTGCTTCATCTTCAAGTGCGCCGACGACTTCCTCAACTCCCCCGCCTGCCAGAACATGGTTGAGCCTGTTGAGGAGTTCACTTTCCTGAACAATGTAATCACTCCCCTATACCAGTTCTGCAGAGATCAGGGTTACGAAATCTCTGACGGAGTCTACGTTCGCCGAGAACGCGACCACGACAAGGTCATCGGATATGATGACTGCAACCAGCTCTTCTGGTACCCCGAGGGTATCGAGAAGATTGTTCTCGAGGACAAGTCGAAGCTTGTTGACGTTCCGCCTGCCGAACGCTATCTCAAGTTCAAAGACATCAACTGGAAAAAGTGTTTCTTCAAGACATACAAGGAGACTCGATCGTGGTTCCACTTGCTTGTTAACTTCAACCGTATCTGGATCATCCATCTGACCATGTTCTGGTTCTACACCTCGGCCAACGCTCCCAGCATTATTCTCGGCAACAAGTACGAACAGGAGGCCAACAACCAGCCGACGAAAGCTCAGCTATTCTCCATCATGGGGTTTGGTGGTACCATAGCTGCGCTCATTCAGGTCTTGGCAACTTTGGCGGAGTGGGCCTACGTTCCTCGCAAATGGGCGGGTGCACAACACTTGACCAAGCGTCTACTGTTCTTGCTTCTCATCCTGGTTATCAATGTTGCGCCATTCGTCTACGTTTTCGTCCTTCCCAACCCCAACGAAAAGATAGCCGAAATCCTGGCCATAGTCGAATTCGTCATTGCGCTCCTCACCTTCATCTTCTACTCGGTCATGCCGCTTGGTGGCCTCTTTGGAAGTTACTTGACCAAGAACTCGCGCAAGTACGTTGCCAGCCAGACGTTCACTGCCAGCTACCCTCGACTGAAGGGCAACGACATGGCCATGTCGTACGGTCTCTGGCTTCTTGTTTTCGGCGCCAAGTTTGGAGAGTCTTATGTCTACCTGACCCTATCTTTTAGGGACCCTATCAGGTATCTTTCAATCATGAAGCTCGACTGTATGGGCGATGCCCTCTTTGGCAACATCCTCTGCAAGAACCAACATTATGTTCTGCTGGCCTTGATGACATTCACCGacttgatcttcttctttctcgaCACGTACCTGTGGTACGTCCTGGTCAACGCCCTCTTCTCCATTGCCAGATCCTTCTACATCGGTTCCTCGATCTTGACCCCCTGGAGGAACGTCTTTTCTCGCCTTCCGAAGCGTATTTACTCCAAGATCCTCGCTACCGGCGATATGGAGATCAAGTACAAGCCTAAGGTGTTGATCTCACAGGTCTGGAATGCTATCGTCATCTCCATGTACAGAGAGCATCTGTTGGCCATTGACCACGTCCAGAAGCTACTGTACCACCAGGTTCCTTCAGAGCAAGAGGGCAAGAGAACTTTGCGAGCACCCACCTTCTTCGTATCCCAGGAGGACCACTCTTTCAAGACCGAGTTTTTCCCAACAAACAGCGAGGCCGAGCGACGTCTGTCCTTCTTTGCTCAGTCACTTTCAACCCCCATCCCGGAGCCCGTACCAGTTGACAACATGCCGACCTTCACCGTTCTCATTCCTCACTACAGCGAGAAGATTCTTCTTTCTCTGCGTGAGATCATCCGTGAGGATGAGCCTTACTCCCGTGTCACGTTGCTGGAATACCTCAAGCAACTTCACCCCCACGAGTGGGACTGCTTTGTCAAGGACACGAAGATCCTGGCCGATGAGACATCTCAGTTCAACGGGGACAACGAGAAGAACGAAAAGGACACCGCCAAAAGCAAGATCGACGATTTGCCCTTTTACTGCATCGGTTTCAAATCTTCCGCGCCCGAGTACACTCTGCGGACACGTATTTGGGCCTCTCTTCGTTTCCAGACTCTCTATCGCACGATTTCCGGCTTCATGAACTATAGCAGAGCCATCAAGCTTCTGTATCGTGTGGAGAATCCAGAGGTTGTTCAGATGTTTGGTGGCAACTCCGACAAGCTGGAGCGTGAGCTTGAGCGCATGGCCCGCCGCAAGTTCAAGCTTTGTGTGTCTATGCAACGTTATGCCAAGTtcaagaaggaagagatggAGAACGCCGAGTTCTTGCTTCGCGCATACCCCGATCTCCAGATTGCCTACCTGGACGAAGAGCCCCCGCTGGCTGAAGGTGAAGAGCCCCGCCTGTACTCCGCCCTCATCGACGGGCACTCTGAGATTATGGAGAACGGCATGCGTAAGCCCAAGTTCCGCATTCAGCTCTCTGGCAACCCCATTCTGGGAGACGGCAAATCCGACAACCAGAATCACTCGCTCATCTTTTACCGCGGTGAATATATTCagctcatcgacgccaaTCAGGACAACTATCTGGAGGAGTGCCTGAAGATTCGATCAGTTCTGGCTGAGTTCGAGGAGATGAAGACTGAAAATGTCAGCCCCTACACCCCTGGCGTCAAGAACAAGATGATCAACCCAGTCGCTATCCTCGGTGCTCGCGAGTACATCTTCTCAGAGAACATTGGAATTCTCGGCGATGTTGCCGCCGGAAAGGAGCAAACATTTGGTACTCTCTTCGCCCGTACCCTGTCCCAGATTGGTGGCAAACTGCATTATGGACATCCCGATTTTCTCAACGGTATCTTCATGACGacccgcggcggcgtctcAAAGGCTCAGAAGGGCCTGCATCTCAATGAGGACATTTACGCCGGCATGAACGCTCTTCTCCGTGGTGGCAGGATCAAGCATTGTGAGTATTACCAGTGCGGCAAGGGCCGTGACTTGGGATTTGGCTCCATTCTCAACTTCACCACCAAGATTGGTACTGGTATGGGTGAGCAGATGCTTTCCCGAGAGTACTACTACCTCGGAACTCAGCTGCCTCTGGATCGATTCCTCTCCTTCTACTACGCCCATCCCGGCTTCCATCTCAACAACATGTTCATCATGCTGTCGGTCCAGATGTTCATGATTTGCCTCCTCAGCTTGGGTGCCCTTCGACATGAGACCAAATCATGCAACTACAACCGAGATGTACCCATCACCGACCCCCTCTACCCAACTGGCTGCCAGAACACGGACGCGCTCATGGACTGGGTGTACCGTTGCATCTTGTCCATTATCTTTGTCCTGTTGTTGGCCTTCGTGCCGCTCGTGGTTCAGGAGGTGACCGAGAGGGGTGTCTGGCGCGCTGCTAAGCGTCTTGCTAAGCAGTTTGGGTCGCTCTCGCCGTTTTTCGAGGTCTTTGTTTGCCAGATTTACGCCAATTCGGTGCAACAGGATCTTTCGTTTGGCGGTGCCCGGTATATCGGTACTGGACGTGGTTTTGCGACTGCCCGTATTCCCTTCGGTGTATTGTACTCCCGGTTTGCTGGCCCTTCGATTTACTTCGGGTCCCGCCTTCTGATGATGCTGCTCTTCGCTACCGTCACTATTTGGCAAGGCCTGCTTGTCTACTTCTGGATCTCGCTTCTGGCCCTGGTCATCTCGCCATTCCTGTACAACCCGCACCAGTTTGCTTGGAGCGATTTCTTCATTGACTATCGCGATTTCCTCCGGTGGCTCTCTCGCGGCAACTCGCGCTCTCACGCTTCCTCTTGGATCGCCTTTTGCCGTCTGTCCCGAACCCGTATCACAGGTTACAAGCGCAAGGCTCTCGGCGATCCATCAGCCAAGATGTCGTCCGATGTACCGCGCGCGGCCATCACCAACATGTTTTTGGGCGAGATCCTCACCCCTCTGCTTCTGGTTGCCGTTACCGTCATCCCGTACCTCTTCATCAACGCTCAGACTGGTGTCGAAGGGGCGAACAATAGCAACGTCTCAGGAGATCCGCCCAAGCGAACCAACTCTTTGATCAGAGTTGGACTTGTAGCGCTCGCCCCTATCGCAATCAACGCTGGCGTATTGTTGATGATGTTCTTCATGGCCTGCTTCATGGGACCTCTCCTCAGCATGTGCTGCAAGAAGTTCGGCAGCGTACTTGCGGCGATTGCGCACGGTCTCGCAGTGGTCATGCTGCTCGTCTTCTTCGAGGTTATGTTCCTACTTGAGTCGTTCGAGTTTGCGCGAACATTGCTCGGCATGATTGCCGTCGTTGCCATCCAGCGTTTCGTCTTCAAGCTGATCATCTCACTGACCCTGACCCGTGAGATCAAGACAGACGCGGCCAACATTGCATTCTGGACGGGCAAGTGGTACTCTATGGGATGGCACTCGGTTTCGCAACCCGCCCGCGAGTTCCTTTGCAAGATCACGGAGCTGAGCATGTTTGCGGCTGACTTCGTCCTTGGCCACTTTCTGCTCTTTATCATGCTGCCGGTCATTCTTATCCCCAAGGTCGATATGCTGCACTCGATGATGCTCTTCTGGCTGCGCCCTGG CCGTCAAATCCGTCCGCCCATCTACTCGATGAAGCAATCCAAGCTCAGGCGCAAGCGTGTGTTCCGTTACGCCATTCTCTACTTCACCATGTTCATCCTTTTTATGGCCCTTATGATTGGACCTGCTGTTGTAGGCGACCTGATTCCCATGGACATTTTCAAACAGCTGGACACGACCAGCATCGCGCTGATTCAACCTACGAAAtacaacaacgacaacactCAGCAATCATCCAAGACCGGCACCGGAAGGGATGATTACTCTGGAGCCTACCTCACCATGACACCAAGTtcgtcctcatcggcgacggGCAATTCGGAGAGAGTGCGCTTGTTTTAA
- a CDS encoding Sprt family metallopeptidase produces MAGYVDFASSSEEEFPDLDVVLLRSKQIRRAAKAPSQDTTSRNDEDVSPSRQLEEEAIRWNVSTRKSCGHKQPRGSGTAPSTVIRRRKLGAKTDNALLKPLGASGSNEERDLFDLPAKIRKSPDMSVRELRVRSRGATPTDLSSREVDDESGDNTDEQTEITEADISEFFGDSQSEFDEDENPTLIGREKPTSQNRPQLEAAPTLKAPSRFLSPSLGIDLPKHDPLKDVKARQQDSAKTRAAELCLGSDFGGPKSVVVDLTDGVTDALGRLDIANTESGKHSTDAKDDGSPIEPPSTPPRQSTRPSVSSKKLPGIPKTPHRPSMDLFWSQEFVNEWNEEHSPKKLILPSAQKSQAKSPAKARAGRTESAKQRGNKKAFGQRKHELARDFLRELDDTITQGRLHALAESTGGITINWSAKLNTTAGRANWRREKVRSKLPDGTEKYVTDRHHASIELAEKVIDDEHRLLNVVAHEFCHLANFMINGITGNPHGKEFKAWAAKCSQRFGDRGIDVTTKHTYQIDYKYVWECTECGLEYKRHSKSINPERHRCGSCKALLKQTKPIPRATGKPSEYQQFFKEQMKLVKHEHPKSQQKEVMKIIGERWAKRGGSNRATPDSENQLAPTSETTVTKLDSCLVDLTL; encoded by the exons ATGGCCGGATACGTCGATTTTGCCTCATCAAGCGAAGAGGAGTTTCCCGATCTGGATGTTGTCCTCCTGAGAAGTAAACAAATTCGCCGGGCCGCCAAAGCACCATCACAAGATACGACAAGCAGAAACGATGAAGACGTCTCCCCGTCGAGACAGCTCGAAGAGGAGGCTATTCGCTGGAACGTGTCGACACGGAAGTCTTGCGGGCATAAACAACCGAGGGGTTCCGGCACTGCGCCATCGACCGTGATACGGCGCCGCAAGCTCGGTGCAAAGACTGATAACGCCTTACTGAAACCGCTTGGAGCCTCTGGGAGTAATGAAGAACGGGATCTATTCGATTTACCTGCCAAGATCAGGAAATCTCCGGATATGAGCGTTCGCGAGTTGCGCGTGAGGAGTCGAGGTGCGACACCTACGGACCTCTCGTCGCGGGAGGTGGATGACGAATCCGGGGACAACACCGACGAGCAGACGGAGATTACTGAGGCTGATATCTCTGAGTTCTTTGGGGATTCACAGTCGGAgtttgacgaggacgagaaccCAACTCTCATAGGGCGTGAGAAGCCGACGTCGCAAAACCGTCCTCAATTGGAAGCAGCACCGACGCTGAAAGCCCCCTCGAGGTTCCTAAGCCCATCCCTAGGCATTGACCTGCCGAAGCATGATCCGTTGAAAGATGTAAAGGCCCGGCAACAAGATTCTGCGAAAACGCGAGCCGCCGAACTGTGTCTTGGCTCGGATTTCGGAGGGCCAAAATCTGTCGTTGTTGATTTGACCGACGGTGTGACCGACGCTCTTGGTCGGCTAGACAT CGCAAACACAGAATCCGGGAAACACAGCACAGACGCCAAAGACGATGGGTCACCAATcgagccgccgtcgacaccgCCAAGGCAATCTACCAGGCCGTCGGTGTCTTCCAAGAAGCTCCCCGGCATCCCAAAGACACCGCACAGGCCGAGTATGGATTTATTTTGGAGCCAAGAGTTTGTGAACGAATGGAATGAGGAACACTCCCCGAAGAAATTgatcttgccctcggcgcAGAAAAGCCAGGCAAAAAGCCCGGCTAAAGCTAGAGCAGGCCGAACAGAAAGTGCTAAACAAAGGGGAAACAAGAAGGCGTTTGGGCAGAGAAAACATGAACTGGCCCGGGACTTCCTACGAGAACTTGATGACACCATCACACAGGGCAGGCTTCATGCTTTGGCCGAGTCTACAGGAGGCATCACAATCAACTGGTCGGCCAAGCTCAACACCACGGCAGGCAGGGCCAATTGGAGACGGGAGAAAGTACGCAGCAAACTGCCCGACGGAACCGAAAAGTACGTCACAGACCGGCATCATGCCTCCATAGAGCTCGCAGAAAAGGTTATCGATGACGAGCACCGCCTGCTCAACGTCGTTGCTCATGAGTTCTGCCACCTGGCCAACTTCATGATCAACGGCATCACGGGTAATCCGCACGGCAAGGAGTTCAAGGCCTGGGCGGCCAAGTGCTCGCAGCGGTTTGGCGACCGCGGCATCGACGTGACGACCAAACATACTTATCAGATCGACTATAAGTACGTCTGGGAGTGCACCGAGTGCGGGCTCGAGTACAAGCGCCACTCCAAGAGCATCAACCCAGAACGCCATCGCTGCGGCTCCTGCAAGGCTCTGCTGAAGCAGACGAAGCCTATACCTAGGGCGACAGGCAAGCCGTCCGAGTACCAGCAGTTTTTCAAGGAACAGATGAAACTTGTCAAGCATGAACACCCAAAGAGCCAGCAGAAAGAGGTGATGAAAATTATTGGAGAGAGATGGGCGAAGCGGGGTGGGAGCAACCGAGCAACTCCTGATTCAGAAAACCAGTTGGCACCAACTTCGGAAACGACTGTAACCAAGCTTGACTCTTGTCTTGTCGATTTAACGTTGTAA
- a CDS encoding Ran-interacting Mog1 protein → MTRYKSTSLYGGALVSDLPEKFADVSKLREVPDNQEVWIDSDGFTSIIFDITERVGPAGSSPEIDGRAMTTHLEELVGEDIDTVKVWNTTETSFSRLSPDVPAYTLIATQTPHAQSGSKSGSSAPDFTAIILTLLRLEKESTDILVTINVPHIKGEYDEADVDLELGKQGKLIGDAVEYAARIWETFKVKDWTLFQEV, encoded by the exons ATGACCCGATACAAGAGCACTTCCCTCTACGGTGGCGCTCTGGTCTCTGACCTGCCTGAAAAGTTCGCAGACGTCAG CAAACTTCGTGAGGTCCCCGACAACCAGGAGGTTTGGATCGACTCGGACGGCTTCACGAGCATCATTTTCGACATCACGGAGCGCGTCGGCCCAGCAGGGAGCAGCCCCGAGATTGACGGACGCGCCATGACGACCCatctcgaggagctcgtcggcgaagaTATCGACACCGTCAAGGTGTGGAACACGACTGAGACATCGTTCTCAAGGCTCAG CCCCGACGTTCCCGCTTACACCCTTATCGCGACCCAGACCCCCCATGCCCAGTCCGGCTCCAAGTCCGGTTCGTCGGCCCCCGACTTCACGGCCATCATCCTGACATTGCTCCGCCTCGAGAAGGAGTCAACCGACATCCTCGTTACCATCAACGTGCCGCATATCAAGGGCGAGTACGatgaggccgacgtcgacctcgagcttggCAAGCAGGGCAAACTCATTGGTGATGCCGTTGAGTACGCTGCTCGTATTTGGGAGACCTTCAAGGTCAAGGACTGGACGCTGTTCCAAGAGGTTTaa
- a CDS encoding HIT domain-containing protein, producing MTSSLASCIFCKIIKGDIPCFKLFESDKTLAFLDINPLSRGHALVIPKHHGAKLSDIPDEHLGEILPVVKKLVAATGATDYNILQNNGRIAHQVVDHIPKPNETEGLGVGWPQQQTDMDKLKALFEDIKSKM from the exons ATGACTTCCAGTTTGGCTTCGTGCATCTTTTGCAAGATCATCAAGG GTGATATTCCTTGCTTCAAGCTCTTTGAGAGCGATAAGACTTTGGCTTTTCTCGATATCAACCCCCTCAGCCGTGGTCATGCT CTGGTCATCCCCAAGCACCACGGCGCCAAGCTGTCTGATATTCCGGACGAGCACCTCGGCGAAATTCTC CCTGTTGTGAAGAAGCTCGTTGCCGCGACTGGCGCTACGGATTACAACATCCTCCAGAACAATGGCCGCATCGCTCACCAAGTCGTTGACCAC ATCCCAAAGCCCAACGAGACAGAGGGTCTGGGCGTCGGCTGGCCCCAGCAGCAGACTGACATGGATAAGCTTAAGGCCCTCTTTGAGGATATCAAATCCAAGATGTAA